The genomic interval tatatatatatatatatatatatatatatatatatatatatatatatatatatatatatatatatatagcttaaatagttaaatagttctttaaatattaaattttttaacagTGTTAGTTTGTAGTCAAATGAAAAGAATCAGTGGAAAGGAAAGAAGGTATGAgactgttttacatttaattgcCAAAATACTTTAATGTAACTTGCCAATGCAACAATAATatagcaaaaatataatttaaatatctaTGAGGTAGCTAAACTATAGTAATGAAAAACTCCTCCATTTTAATGACTTGCTAATTTAATCTCAGGTTGCAACCagctgaaaacaacaacacccAGTCCTGAGCTGAAAGAACCAAACTTTGGTCACTATCATCTAAAAAACACTCAGAATAAGCAGGATGAATGCTGCATTAAAGCTGAATTTCTTGTAGACGATTGATCTGATTTTCTAACTGGATCATTGTGATCCAGTCCAAGTCTGGAAACTCCTAATAATCAAGGTCAAAACTCTAAGATACCATCCCATAGTATGAACACGAGATTCCTCCATCTAACCTaagctttcatttttattcacgCAATTGGGCTCATCGTGTTCGCTCATCTAAGGAGATatgagacttttattttggcatGCCTGAGCGGAAGTCTGCATCTTCCTTTAACCAGCTTGACGTCACGCCTCGGCAGAAGGCTGCAGCGTccgttttcattattttttcaatccCTTTTCATCtttctagagaaaaaaaatgagcgAAAGAGGCGAAGCTGCGGTTCTTCCTTCGGACTGAAGACCAACCGGCCGGTTGTGGGTTAGATTCCCGGAGCTGCCGCGGTGCAGCTGGGCTCCGCCAGGGCCGGACAGGGCGGGGTGATGCTTCGGGTCCGGTATAAAGGCGGTACGAAAATGGGAACCAGACAAGACGGGGAGGCGGCCGACGACGCGGAGCTTTTATCCCAAAGACAGGAATGAGAAGTTCGGCGTGCCGGCTGGTTCGGGCGGCGGTGTAGCCGTCTGCGGAGGGCCCTGGCCGGGCCGACGCGTGTCTCTGCGGCGCCCCTCCGCCCTCTGGCCGCCACTGCGATGAGAACGCTTTTTACTCTCTGTTTGCTCCTGATCGGCGGACCGAACCGGACCTGGGCCACCGGGAACCTGACCGTGGACAGCAGCACCGACACCAGCCGGACGAACCACACCGGCTACATCTCCATCGGGGACGGATCGGCGCAGGAATTTGAGTTTCCGGAAAACACTGAAGGAGTGATCGTGATCTCCAGTCGGTACCGGGGCTCCAGCCGGAAGCAGACGGTGAGGGTTCGGTCTCTGGACCCGGAGGTCCTCTCCGTCCTGAATGTGACGGCCGGCGGCCTGGAAGGACCGGCCGGAAGCTTCATCATCAGCATCCGTTCCGGGTTCCCGGGCCGGGCGCCGCTGCAGATCCAGCTGCTGGACAGGGACCGGGACCGGGACTCGGTTCCGGTTCTGATCGAGGAGAGGACGGACTACTTCATCAGAGTGGAGCCCAGCGAGGCCGACGCGGCCACCCGGCTGCTGCAGTCGGGGGGCCTGTCCCACTTCACGGAGAACCCGGTGCTGTTCGCCTTGCTGCCCCTCATCTTCGTCAACAAGTGTGCCTTCGGCTGcaaggtggaggtggaggtgctGCGGGCTCTGCTGCGCCGCCCGATGGCGCTGCTGCTGGGGGTGCTGGCCCAGTTCCTGGTCATGCCGCTGTACGCCTACTGCGCGTCCCGGCTGCTGTCGCTGCCCACCGCGCTGTCCCTCGGCCTGGTCATCACCTGCTCCGCACcgggcggcggcggcggctacCTTTACAGCCTGCTGCTGGGGGGCGACGTCACAC from Xiphophorus maculatus strain JP 163 A chromosome 2, X_maculatus-5.0-male, whole genome shotgun sequence carries:
- the slc10a3 gene encoding P3 protein, with amino-acid sequence MRTLFTLCLLLIGGPNRTWATGNLTVDSSTDTSRTNHTGYISIGDGSAQEFEFPENTEGVIVISSRYRGSSRKQTVRVRSLDPEVLSVLNVTAGGLEGPAGSFIISIRSGFPGRAPLQIQLLDRDRDRDSVPVLIEERTDYFIRVEPSEADAATRLLQSGGLSHFTENPVLFALLPLIFVNKCAFGCKVEVEVLRALLRRPMALLLGVLAQFLVMPLYAYCASRLLSLPTALSLGLVITCSAPGGGGGYLYSLLLGGDVTLAISMTLVSTVVATAAMPLSSAVYGRLLGVHAALHVPFVKILGTLLFIAIPISLGMLIKLRLPALTRVLLVLIRPFSVVLMVGGIFMAYQMGASILANVQPQIVAVGVTVPLLGLLVGAGLARSAGLALPQMKTVSIEVGVQNSLLALAVMQLSFRRVEADFASQAPFIVALSSTSEMLLIVLGSFIWQRLCCPQE